One stretch of Lacrimispora sphenoides DNA includes these proteins:
- a CDS encoding carbohydrate ABC transporter permease codes for MGEKIRYAVCTSSGRKDILNCLLAILIAVIFLFPIYWLLSMSFKTDGESFGKIVTYYPHTFTLEPWIKNFSDKDFLCSLRNSCLIALLSMTISICFGVPTAYGMGRYKVPGSKGFLLAFLVTQMMPASLMLTPMYLIFNKIGLLGTYLGPALAISSGSIPFIVVTLRPYFKGVPTSLDDAARIDGCGVVRSFFSIMIPAIKTGVITVVIISFLNGWNDLVYSMTFNVKPEMRPLTANIYKFQSKYGTKWNCIMAYGAILVIPVVLLFVFLQKYIVSGLTAGAVKE; via the coding sequence ATGGGAGAAAAAATCAGATATGCCGTGTGTACAAGCAGCGGCAGAAAAGATATTTTAAACTGCCTGCTGGCAATATTAATTGCAGTGATCTTCCTCTTCCCGATCTACTGGCTACTGTCCATGTCCTTCAAGACAGACGGGGAGTCTTTCGGGAAAATAGTGACGTATTATCCCCACACATTTACGCTTGAGCCATGGATTAAGAACTTCTCCGACAAGGATTTCCTGTGCTCTTTAAGGAACAGTTGCCTGATTGCCTTGCTGTCTATGACGATTTCTATCTGCTTCGGTGTGCCGACGGCGTATGGGATGGGGCGGTATAAGGTGCCGGGAAGCAAAGGCTTTCTGCTGGCCTTTCTGGTGACGCAGATGATGCCTGCCTCCCTGATGCTGACTCCCATGTATTTAATCTTCAACAAAATCGGTCTTTTGGGTACGTATTTAGGCCCTGCGCTGGCAATCTCTTCGGGATCGATCCCATTTATTGTGGTGACACTGAGACCGTATTTCAAGGGGGTTCCCACGTCCCTAGATGACGCTGCAAGAATTGACGGCTGTGGCGTGGTCCGCTCATTTTTTTCTATCATGATACCGGCGATCAAGACCGGAGTGATCACGGTGGTAATTATCTCGTTCTTGAATGGCTGGAACGACCTGGTCTATTCCATGACCTTTAACGTCAAGCCGGAGATGCGTCCGCTGACTGCCAATATCTATAAGTTCCAGAGCAAATACGGAACAAAATGGAACTGTATCATGGCGTACGGCGCGATCCTTGTCATACCGGTTGTTCTGCTATTTGTATTTCTGCAAAAATATATCGTCAGCGGCTTAACAGCCGGAGCGGTCAAAGAATAG
- a CDS encoding carbohydrate ABC transporter permease yields MNRKKMTIAEKKTLEGYGFILPGFFYVMLILGYPLVYNVILSLKNTNVKNFAKGTSEFVGFLNYITLFHDPTFLLVLKNTFVFTVFCLVIQFTIGFMFALFFSQQFTLSGPIRGLILVGYMMPMSVTAMLGKNLFGVSEGVINDLLLKIELIQQPVEWLVGGSTALTAVIAVNCWVGIPFNMLLLTSGLTGISQDVYESASMDGANKIQRFLYITLPLMKSSILAVLMLGFIYTFKAFDLMFIMTSGGPLNATDVLGTYAYSLSFTKYEFSLGSAAAMVLFACLFVIGLFYLRLITKEDD; encoded by the coding sequence TTGAATAGAAAAAAGATGACAATAGCCGAAAAGAAGACGCTTGAGGGCTATGGTTTTATTCTGCCTGGATTTTTTTACGTCATGTTGATTCTTGGCTATCCGCTTGTCTATAACGTAATTCTGAGTTTGAAAAACACGAACGTTAAGAATTTTGCGAAGGGGACCTCTGAATTTGTGGGATTTTTGAATTATATCACACTGTTCCACGATCCTACATTTTTACTGGTCTTAAAAAATACGTTTGTTTTTACGGTGTTCTGTCTAGTCATTCAGTTCACCATTGGATTCATGTTCGCCCTGTTCTTTTCCCAGCAATTTACGTTGTCGGGGCCGATTCGTGGATTAATTCTGGTTGGATATATGATGCCGATGTCTGTCACCGCCATGCTGGGAAAGAATTTATTCGGGGTATCGGAGGGCGTCATCAATGATCTGCTCTTAAAGATCGAATTGATTCAGCAGCCGGTGGAATGGCTGGTGGGAGGAAGCACGGCTCTTACCGCGGTTATCGCGGTCAACTGCTGGGTCGGCATTCCATTTAATATGCTGCTACTGACCTCGGGCCTGACTGGAATTTCACAGGATGTTTATGAGAGTGCTTCCATGGATGGGGCGAACAAAATTCAGCGTTTCTTATACATAACACTCCCGCTTATGAAGTCTTCTATTTTAGCAGTACTGATGTTAGGATTTATCTATACCTTTAAGGCGTTTGATTTAATGTTTATTATGACAAGCGGCGGACCGCTGAATGCCACGGACGTCCTGGGGACATACGCTTATAGCCTGTCATTTACTAAATATGAATTTTCGTTGGGTTCTGCAGCGGCTATGGTGCTGTTTGCCTGTCTCTTCGTCATCGGATTGTTCTATCTGCGGCTGATAACAAAGGAGGATGATTAG
- a CDS encoding ABC transporter substrate-binding protein, which translates to MTTGWGKLAAVLTTGVLAAAVLVGCGSKSSNSSDGVTSAASGGKSTEQAKAVTKGSGDRKEISIWHYFEHEAAALEKVADKYNELQDDVHITCTYVSRDELMNQYTIGAVSGELPDIGMVDSPDMASYISLGVFEDIDDELKAWGDLDQFYEGPLNSCRDSEGRLHGIPNNSNCLALLCNMDILNAAGIKETPTTWDEFYEVCKATTNPADSVYGFAMCAVGNEEGTFQYIPWLYAAGADVTTLTSPEAAESLDFLAKLVNEGLMSKEVVNWGQGDALNAFAAGKAAMLESGTWQIAQFDSGDVKLDCNYQYAMLPKGKQNASVIGGENFGVCTGTEAKEECVEFLKYMMTAENNADWCEIAGKLPVRGDATKLKDFWTEDARYAVFNESMDYAVARGPHESWPTISEAIYTAEQSSLLGEKTGTEAMAQAAGIVDPILAEVPIAK; encoded by the coding sequence ATGACAACAGGTTGGGGAAAGTTGGCAGCGGTTTTGACAACTGGGGTGCTGGCAGCAGCAGTGCTGGTTGGATGTGGCAGCAAAAGCAGTAACAGCAGCGACGGCGTGACAAGCGCGGCTTCAGGAGGAAAAAGTACGGAGCAGGCAAAGGCAGTAACGAAAGGCAGTGGAGACCGAAAAGAGATATCCATCTGGCATTATTTCGAACATGAGGCGGCAGCTTTGGAAAAGGTCGCGGATAAATATAACGAGTTGCAGGATGATGTCCACATTACATGTACGTATGTATCCCGGGATGAGCTGATGAACCAGTACACGATCGGCGCGGTATCAGGGGAACTCCCGGATATCGGTATGGTAGATTCTCCGGACATGGCTTCCTATATATCTCTGGGAGTTTTTGAAGATATCGACGACGAATTGAAGGCATGGGGGGATTTAGACCAGTTTTATGAGGGACCTCTCAACAGCTGTCGGGATTCCGAAGGAAGGCTGCACGGTATTCCCAATAATTCCAACTGTCTGGCGCTGCTTTGCAATATGGATATCTTAAATGCTGCGGGGATCAAGGAGACTCCGACCACCTGGGACGAGTTCTATGAGGTGTGTAAAGCGACCACAAATCCGGCGGATTCCGTATATGGATTTGCAATGTGTGCGGTTGGCAATGAGGAGGGAACCTTCCAGTATATCCCCTGGCTCTATGCGGCGGGCGCAGACGTGACGACCCTCACTTCCCCGGAGGCGGCCGAATCCCTCGATTTTCTCGCAAAGCTTGTGAATGAAGGATTGATGAGTAAGGAAGTCGTAAACTGGGGACAGGGGGACGCGCTGAACGCCTTTGCGGCGGGAAAAGCTGCGATGCTGGAGTCCGGTACCTGGCAGATCGCTCAGTTTGATAGCGGGGATGTAAAGCTGGACTGTAATTACCAGTACGCGATGCTTCCTAAGGGCAAGCAGAACGCCTCGGTTATCGGCGGAGAGAATTTCGGCGTTTGTACCGGTACAGAAGCCAAAGAGGAGTGCGTGGAGTTCTTAAAATATATGATGACTGCGGAAAATAACGCGGACTGGTGCGAGATTGCCGGAAAGCTGCCAGTAAGGGGCGACGCCACAAAGCTGAAGGATTTCTGGACGGAGGACGCCCGATATGCGGTATTCAATGAATCCATGGATTATGCGGTAGCGCGAGGCCCTCACGAGTCCTGGCCGACCATATCAGAAGCGATCTATACGGCCGAGCAGTCCTCGCTTCTGGGAGAGAAGACGGGCACGGAGGCCATGGCCCAGGCCGCAGGAATCGTGGATCCAATTCTTGCTGAAGTCCCTATTGCAAAATAG
- a CDS encoding response regulator transcription factor, protein MKLMIVEDEQRARRGLKNIILSISQEDEIVAEAANGRSALELIKTVKPDAVFTDIKMPFMDGLTLIKEVRKLGMDTKFVIISAYEEFEYARQAITCGVSEYLVKPLIMEDIRKALEAVRDRGEQDNCKVSLSECYPEVHPIILKALRKIENEYLTPVNQKDMANDLGISPEYFSGLFSKNMGESFVHFLRNYRIEIAKSLYLHSDIPREEVPFKVGFVDEKYYNRVFKNATGMSVGEYIRENRR, encoded by the coding sequence ATGAAGCTGATGATTGTTGAGGATGAACAGCGGGCGAGACGGGGACTGAAGAATATTATCTTATCTATTTCCCAGGAAGATGAGATCGTGGCAGAGGCAGCTAACGGAAGAAGCGCTCTGGAGCTGATTAAGACTGTGAAACCGGATGCAGTATTTACGGACATTAAGATGCCATTTATGGACGGACTCACACTGATTAAAGAAGTGCGGAAACTGGGAATGGATACAAAATTTGTGATTATCAGCGCCTATGAGGAATTTGAATATGCAAGACAGGCGATTACGTGCGGCGTATCGGAGTATCTTGTAAAACCGCTGATTATGGAAGACATCCGAAAGGCTCTCGAAGCCGTCCGCGACAGGGGGGAACAGGATAACTGCAAGGTAAGTCTGTCTGAGTGCTATCCGGAAGTCCATCCGATTATCTTAAAGGCATTGCGAAAGATTGAAAATGAATATTTGACACCCGTGAACCAGAAGGATATGGCAAATGACTTGGGGATCAGCCCGGAATATTTTTCAGGGCTGTTCAGCAAAAATATGGGAGAATCTTTCGTACATTTTCTGAGAAATTACCGTATTGAGATAGCAAAATCCCTCTATCTCCACAGTGACATTCCGAGAGAGGAAGTACCTTTCAAAGTAGGATTTGTAGATGAGAAGTATTATAACCGGGTTTTTAAGAATGCTACAGGGATGAGCGTAGGGGAATATATTCGTGAAAACAGAAGATAG
- a CDS encoding cache domain-containing sensor histidine kinase, giving the protein MSRIKLFLHYLRTHIWIQISFIFMMSLVMIIFCYQVYMRKAYENFLVKKNHLMESAVLDAMQMNIDYTMMEYINMGVQIAVAPAVYDLAGRLTGTREDPERDFMILKATFATMANYSKNVINISVASEEGEVYQYDRLYQIDAIMWRPKDSGFLKEMYKKLYKRANDSVVPKYLVSTEHGSHPTNKEPVFHIFYPIVGKENSFSKMHGMLCVTFRLDMLQPFMDILSGEEGTYSQAYVTEEGGRIICHSNPEYTGKPESVYREDGMLFILDKPLEKVNWQLHVSLDKDQLDRSVMGIIAQGMGVYVFLLLVVAGIFYLIIRKVNKPLRSIETAMELTASGSEKLRNKVVVKGEHEIWQLAIGYNDMIDKLVKQEKEVEKNYQLCITAMERQHQAEREALETQINAHFLCNTLGTINYEAMECGNFKVSELIKKLSNILRYTFDQKCQNVYMYQEFAWIEQYLFLQKARLEDVFDYEVEFPEECVNWSCCKLMLQPFVENAILHGFEGRESGGTLSIQARKEGERLTVSIRDNGCGISPDKLERIRKVLTGEEGVEMKDIGIGIRNVAARMRLFYGAGILMEVTSAEGEGTEFRFFIPEVKR; this is encoded by the coding sequence ATGAGCAGAATAAAACTATTTTTGCACTATTTAAGAACCCATATCTGGATACAGATAAGCTTTATTTTTATGATGTCCCTGGTGATGATTATTTTCTGTTATCAGGTCTATATGAGAAAGGCTTATGAGAATTTCCTGGTGAAAAAGAACCATCTGATGGAATCTGCTGTGCTGGACGCTATGCAGATGAATATTGACTATACTATGATGGAATATATCAATATGGGGGTTCAGATTGCCGTTGCCCCGGCTGTTTATGATCTGGCCGGCCGGCTGACGGGGACACGGGAAGACCCGGAAAGGGATTTCATGATACTGAAAGCAACCTTTGCAACCATGGCCAATTATTCCAAGAATGTGATTAATATTTCCGTTGCTTCGGAAGAGGGAGAAGTCTATCAGTATGATCGTCTGTATCAGATTGATGCCATCATGTGGAGGCCGAAGGATTCCGGTTTTTTAAAAGAGATGTATAAGAAGCTCTATAAGCGGGCCAATGACAGCGTAGTGCCTAAGTATCTGGTGAGTACGGAACATGGCAGTCATCCGACGAACAAAGAACCGGTATTCCATATTTTTTATCCGATTGTTGGTAAGGAGAACAGTTTTTCCAAGATGCACGGGATGCTCTGCGTGACTTTTCGGCTCGATATGCTTCAGCCCTTTATGGATATTTTATCAGGGGAGGAGGGGACATACTCGCAGGCGTACGTGACGGAAGAGGGAGGAAGGATCATCTGCCACTCCAATCCAGAATATACGGGAAAACCCGAGTCGGTGTATCGAGAGGATGGAATGCTGTTTATCCTGGACAAACCTCTGGAAAAGGTGAACTGGCAGCTGCATGTTTCCCTTGATAAGGATCAGTTAGACAGAAGCGTGATGGGAATTATTGCTCAGGGGATGGGAGTTTATGTCTTTCTTCTCCTTGTGGTGGCTGGGATATTTTATCTGATTATCAGAAAAGTGAATAAGCCGCTGCGCAGTATTGAGACCGCTATGGAGTTGACCGCCTCTGGCAGTGAAAAGTTACGCAACAAGGTTGTTGTGAAAGGCGAACACGAAATCTGGCAATTGGCCATAGGATACAACGATATGATTGACAAACTGGTAAAGCAAGAAAAAGAGGTGGAGAAGAATTATCAGTTGTGCATAACAGCAATGGAACGGCAGCATCAGGCGGAGCGGGAAGCCCTGGAGACTCAGATCAACGCTCATTTTCTGTGCAATACCCTAGGGACAATCAACTATGAGGCCATGGAGTGCGGCAATTTTAAGGTCTCAGAACTGATAAAGAAGCTGTCAAATATTCTGCGTTATACATTTGACCAGAAGTGCCAGAATGTATACATGTACCAGGAATTTGCTTGGATTGAGCAGTATTTGTTCCTGCAGAAGGCGCGTCTTGAGGATGTCTTTGATTATGAGGTGGAGTTCCCGGAAGAATGTGTCAACTGGAGCTGCTGCAAGCTGATGCTTCAGCCATTTGTGGAGAATGCCATCCTCCACGGATTTGAAGGCAGAGAGAGCGGCGGGACGCTGTCCATTCAGGCCCGAAAAGAGGGGGAGCGGCTGACTGTTTCCATCAGGGATAATGGCTGCGGTATCTCTCCGGATAAGTTGGAGCGGATTCGGAAAGTCCTGACGGGGGAAGAAGGGGTGGAGATGAAGGATATCGGAATCGGAATACGGAATGTGGCCGCCAGAATGCGTCTGTTTTATGGGGCCGGGATTTTGATGGAAGTCACTTCGGCAGAAGGGGAGGGGACTGAGTTCCGGTTCTTTATCCCTGAAGTAAAAAGATAA
- a CDS encoding tyrosine-type recombinase/integrase: MEYRSSHKLRFSTASIMYKNGVEDTELQKLLDHTSLNMTHHYLRNITTQEETASKMSAILD; the protein is encoded by the coding sequence ATTGAATACCGCTCCTCCCACAAGCTTCGCTTCTCCACCGCTTCCATTATGTACAAAAACGGAGTGGAAGACACTGAGCTTCAAAAACTCCTGGACCACACTAGCCTCAACATGACTCACCACTACCTCCGTAACATCACCACCCAGGAAGAAACAGCATCAAAAATGAGCGCAATCCTAGATTAA
- the tnpA gene encoding IS66 family insertion sequence element accessory protein TnpA — translation MDSLTVATHSQKLSLWIERIQKCRASNQKVSDWCTAHDVSIKSYYYWLRKIKHEAFDTIPAERKPKVSTVVSHPSMFAEVPYAVAKSSSSTAVIIRIGNMTLEIQNGANQETIENTLRTIRHLC, via the coding sequence ATGGATAGCTTAACAGTAGCGACTCATTCCCAAAAACTTAGCCTTTGGATAGAGCGGATTCAAAAATGCAGGGCAAGCAATCAGAAAGTGTCTGATTGGTGTACCGCTCATGATGTCAGTATAAAATCCTATTATTACTGGCTTCGCAAAATCAAGCATGAAGCGTTTGATACGATTCCTGCTGAAAGAAAACCTAAAGTTTCAACAGTTGTCTCCCATCCCTCCATGTTTGCTGAAGTTCCGTATGCAGTTGCCAAATCCAGCTCATCAACCGCTGTCATCATCAGAATTGGAAATATGACTCTGGAAATTCAAAATGGGGCAAACCAGGAAACAATCGAAAATACTCTTCGTACCATTAGGCATCTATGTTAG
- the tnpB gene encoding IS66 family insertion sequence element accessory protein TnpB (TnpB, as the term is used for proteins encoded by IS66 family insertion elements, is considered an accessory protein, since TnpC, encoded by a neighboring gene, is a DDE family transposase.), which yields MLGDISKAEHIYLACGYTDMRKSIDSLSAIVQQNFKLDPFSNSLFLFCGRKCNRIKALFWEGDGFVLLYKRLENGTFQWPRTQAEVRLISGQEFRWLMEGLSINQPKAVKKSYPEMII from the coding sequence ATGTTAGGCGACATTTCAAAGGCAGAACATATCTATCTTGCCTGCGGTTATACGGATATGCGCAAATCCATTGATAGCCTGTCCGCCATTGTACAACAGAACTTCAAACTTGATCCTTTTTCCAACAGCCTGTTTTTGTTCTGTGGCCGTAAATGCAACCGCATCAAAGCTCTCTTCTGGGAGGGCGATGGTTTTGTCTTACTTTATAAGAGACTTGAGAATGGAACTTTCCAGTGGCCCAGGACACAGGCTGAAGTGAGGCTAATATCGGGGCAGGAGTTCCGGTGGCTCATGGAAGGGCTGTCCATCAACCAACCAAAAGCAGTGAAAAAATCCTATCCAGAAATGATTATATAA
- the tnpC gene encoding IS66 family transposase, producing MAHNNQVENLENRIAELEKENLLLHEKVVFLTRKLYGRTTEQTSSLGLEGQMSLFDEAETSSDPKAAEPDLKDVASYRRRKHKGQKEELLKDLPHEKKLCTLAEEDRFCETCGTPLESVGEEFVRTEIEFIPAKVRVIDYYHETFECRKCRKEGKEYMEKSPMPYPVIQHSYASPGAVAWVIHQKYELAVPLYRQEKEWESLGVALSRATMSNWILTSYRDWLSPVVGLLHKKLLEQQYLHIDETPVQVMNEPNRKNTTDSYMWVYCSIKGFEQPIRQFVYQPGRSGKYPQEYLEGYHGFIHTDAYKGYEKVSGIIRCICWTHLRRYFVETLPKDVDSPEATIPAQAVKYINQLFEIEKKLEILSPVGRKEQRLLQEKPVLDAFWSWVKEISPKVLPSSKLGKAFQYANNQKDGLLNYLLDGNCSISNNLAENSIRPFTIGRKNWLFSGSPKGAEASAGIYTLIETAKANGLNPWKYIQFILSDIPGTAFLEYPEYLEEYMPWDPMVQKLCR from the coding sequence ATGGCGCATAACAATCAGGTTGAAAATCTCGAAAACCGCATCGCTGAGTTAGAAAAAGAAAACCTTCTTCTTCACGAAAAGGTTGTTTTTCTGACCAGAAAACTTTATGGCAGGACTACGGAGCAGACATCATCTCTTGGACTCGAGGGACAGATGTCTCTTTTTGATGAAGCTGAAACCTCCTCGGACCCGAAGGCGGCAGAGCCAGATTTGAAAGATGTTGCGTCTTATCGCCGCCGCAAACACAAAGGGCAAAAAGAAGAACTGTTGAAGGATCTCCCCCATGAAAAGAAACTTTGTACTCTTGCGGAAGAAGACCGCTTCTGCGAAACCTGCGGCACTCCACTTGAATCTGTTGGGGAGGAATTCGTCCGTACTGAAATTGAATTTATTCCTGCTAAAGTGCGTGTCATCGATTATTACCATGAGACCTTTGAATGCAGAAAGTGCCGTAAGGAGGGAAAAGAATACATGGAGAAATCTCCAATGCCTTATCCGGTAATCCAACACTCTTATGCTTCCCCCGGAGCGGTTGCATGGGTCATTCATCAAAAGTATGAACTTGCTGTTCCTTTATACCGTCAGGAAAAGGAATGGGAAAGCCTCGGAGTAGCCTTAAGCCGTGCAACGATGTCAAACTGGATTCTTACCAGTTATCGGGACTGGCTTTCCCCGGTTGTTGGACTCCTTCATAAAAAACTATTAGAGCAGCAATACCTTCACATAGATGAAACACCCGTACAGGTCATGAATGAACCAAATCGAAAGAATACAACGGATTCTTATATGTGGGTATACTGCTCTATCAAAGGCTTTGAGCAGCCAATTCGCCAGTTCGTATATCAACCAGGGCGAAGCGGAAAATATCCTCAGGAATATCTGGAGGGATACCATGGATTCATTCATACCGATGCTTACAAAGGATATGAAAAAGTATCTGGTATTATCCGGTGCATCTGCTGGACCCATCTACGGAGATACTTTGTTGAAACTCTCCCCAAAGATGTAGACAGCCCAGAAGCAACCATTCCAGCTCAGGCAGTCAAATATATCAACCAACTTTTTGAGATTGAGAAAAAACTGGAAATCCTATCCCCCGTAGGGCGGAAAGAACAGCGTCTACTACAGGAAAAACCTGTACTGGATGCCTTTTGGTCATGGGTAAAAGAAATCTCACCTAAAGTACTTCCGAGTTCCAAACTGGGCAAAGCCTTTCAGTACGCGAATAACCAAAAAGATGGACTGTTGAATTATCTTCTTGATGGTAACTGCAGCATATCAAACAATCTGGCGGAGAACAGCATCCGGCCATTTACAATCGGCCGCAAGAACTGGCTGTTCTCAGGAAGTCCCAAAGGGGCAGAAGCAAGTGCAGGTATTTATACTTTAATTGAAACCGCCAAAGCCAATGGATTAAATCCATGGAAGTATATCCAATTCATTCTCAGCGATATTCCCGGAACTGCATTTCTTGAATATCCAGAATATCTGGAAGAATATATGCCATGGGATCCAATGGTTCAAAAACTTTGTCGCTAA
- a CDS encoding PD-(D/E)XK motif protein — protein sequence MDSKEIYNKLLNISPPECNYVVFPCNNSRCFWGKDKESNVVYMLTSTAIKLPAIYQETRSLLFAFNKKCIFIINGISESKVMHLLVCKEKERDKIEAFIRLTKAFSFNDIGNDQYYLAKLFSSLSSLFDKIQHISEVELQGLFAELYTIKYFHALRCDVSKYWQSHGKMKFDFSLDESKRLEIKSTIKPSRTHRFKHEQLLSDIYDIKIVSIMLQKNDFGLSLGTLVDEIRTLYAENYELLLHIESIVAHIDSDSLYTIKYDRKYLEKNIKFFDAKDIPHFSEKSPEGVYNAEYDCILDIVPEVSTVDIKNWIGGDEIV from the coding sequence ATGGATAGCAAAGAAATTTATAATAAATTATTAAACATATCCCCCCCTGAATGCAACTATGTTGTTTTTCCCTGCAATAATAGTAGATGCTTTTGGGGAAAAGATAAAGAATCTAATGTTGTGTATATGTTAACTTCTACTGCAATAAAATTACCAGCTATATATCAAGAAACTAGATCTTTATTATTTGCTTTCAACAAGAAATGCATTTTTATTATTAATGGTATATCAGAAAGCAAGGTTATGCACCTTTTGGTTTGTAAAGAAAAAGAACGTGATAAAATAGAAGCATTTATCCGACTGACGAAAGCGTTTTCTTTCAATGATATTGGCAATGATCAATATTATTTAGCAAAGTTGTTTTCGTCTTTATCTTCTCTTTTTGATAAAATACAACATATATCAGAAGTAGAATTACAAGGACTTTTTGCCGAACTATACACTATTAAATATTTTCATGCGTTAAGATGTGATGTTTCAAAATATTGGCAATCGCATGGTAAAATGAAATTTGATTTTTCGCTAGATGAATCCAAGCGTCTTGAAATCAAGTCTACGATAAAACCTTCAAGAACTCACCGTTTTAAACATGAACAGTTATTAAGTGATATCTATGATATAAAAATAGTATCTATTATGCTACAAAAAAACGATTTTGGCCTTTCGTTAGGCACACTGGTTGATGAAATAAGAACTCTTTATGCAGAGAACTATGAACTATTATTACATATTGAATCAATAGTGGCTCATATTGATTCCGATTCTTTATATACAATAAAATACGATAGAAAGTACCTAGAGAAGAATATTAAGTTTTTTGATGCTAAAGATATTCCTCATTTTAGTGAGAAATCTCCCGAAGGAGTTTATAACGCTGAGTATGATTGCATCTTAGACATTGTGCCAGAAGTATCAACTGTAGATATCAAAAATTGGATCGGAGGTGATGAAATTGTTTAA